In the genome of Nocardioides seonyuensis, one region contains:
- the hemW gene encoding radical SAM family heme chaperone HemW, which translates to MPPAQPEGEPAPADGVLPVEAWGEFGSRPFGLYVHVPFCTTRCGYCDFNTYTAQELGDEVGAGRASYAEAAIAEIRFAREVLGHRDVKIDTIFFGGGTPTLLKAADLGAILASAAAEFGLADDVEITTEANPDSVALWDLEELRTAGFNRISFGMQSSVDHVLRTLDRTHDPLRVPAVVDWARQAGFDQVSLDLIYGTPGESLADWDASVEAALACQPDHVSAYSLIVEPGTALARRVRRGELPMPDEDDLADKYLAVDERMSRAGLEWYEVSNWATSPDHWCRHNLLYWTGGHWWGVGPGAHSHVGGVRWWNVKHPAAYAERLAAGVSPALAREVLGYRDRRVERVMLEIRLVEGLPVSALDADGRGQVARLVDEGLVTLVSERLILTQRGRLLADAVVRDLT; encoded by the coding sequence GTGCCCCCCGCCCAGCCCGAAGGTGAACCCGCGCCGGCGGACGGCGTGCTCCCTGTCGAGGCATGGGGGGAGTTCGGGTCGCGTCCCTTCGGCCTCTACGTGCACGTGCCGTTCTGCACGACCCGCTGCGGCTACTGCGACTTCAACACCTACACCGCCCAGGAGCTGGGTGACGAGGTCGGTGCCGGGCGGGCGTCGTACGCCGAGGCCGCCATCGCCGAGATCCGCTTCGCGCGTGAGGTCCTCGGCCACCGCGACGTCAAGATCGACACGATCTTCTTCGGGGGCGGCACGCCGACCCTGCTCAAGGCGGCCGACCTGGGTGCCATCCTCGCCAGCGCAGCCGCGGAGTTCGGGCTGGCCGACGACGTGGAGATCACGACGGAGGCCAATCCCGACAGCGTCGCCCTGTGGGACCTGGAGGAGCTGCGCACAGCCGGATTCAACCGGATCTCGTTCGGGATGCAGTCCAGTGTCGATCACGTGCTGCGCACCCTGGACCGCACTCACGACCCGCTGCGGGTCCCGGCCGTCGTGGACTGGGCGCGCCAGGCAGGGTTCGACCAGGTCAGCCTCGACCTGATCTACGGCACCCCGGGGGAGTCGCTGGCCGACTGGGACGCCTCCGTCGAGGCTGCGCTGGCCTGCCAGCCCGACCACGTCTCGGCCTACTCGCTGATCGTCGAGCCCGGCACCGCGCTGGCGCGCCGCGTCCGGCGCGGCGAGCTGCCGATGCCCGACGAGGACGACCTCGCCGACAAGTACCTCGCCGTCGACGAGCGGATGAGCCGGGCCGGCCTGGAGTGGTACGAGGTCTCCAACTGGGCCACCTCGCCCGACCACTGGTGCCGCCACAACCTGCTCTACTGGACCGGCGGGCACTGGTGGGGCGTGGGGCCAGGCGCACACTCCCACGTCGGCGGAGTCCGCTGGTGGAACGTCAAGCATCCGGCGGCCTATGCCGAACGCCTGGCAGCGGGCGTCTCCCCGGCCCTTGCTCGCGAGGTCCTCGGCTACCGCGACCGCCGCGTGGAGCGGGTCATGCTCGAGATCCGGCTGGTCGAGGGGCTACCGGTCTCAGCGCTCGACGCTGACGGCCGCGGCCAGGTGGCACGGCTCGTCGACGAGGGGCTGGTGACGCTGGTCTCCGAGCGCCTGATCCTCACCCAGCGCGGCCGCCTGCTCGCCGATGCGGTCGTGC